aggtggaatctgcatggaaaaaaaaataaatatttttttcatgtattAGATTCCTAATGTAACGTACAATGTAATTAGATAACGGTTAGTATCCCTAATGGTGATTAACAGCAATAATCCCCACCATCTATAGTTTGTGTAGTAAAGAAACAGAAGTTCTACACAAGATCTGAAATCTCCCCTTCTCATTCCCGGCACGGCTTACCATATCCTGCCATGGAGAGCCCACTCCCTCCGTTCACAATGTCCTTATTCTCTTCGGCCAAGGCTTTGACATATCTCCTGCTGAGGTCCAGGATCTGCCCTCGGAGCTCCGCGCTGCTCTGGTGCCTGGGATACTGAATGGTGTAGCGTAGCAACATCAGCCCCCAAATGAATCCAAAGGCAAGTAGCAGAATGCTCAGTTTCTGAGACACAGACTTTCTGGAGAATGATAAATACATGTTCCCCCCATATACCCGCTACTCAGTATCTGCTAGAAATGGACTTCTCAAGGCGTCACACAAGGAATGAAGCTGGAGCGAACACGAGTACTTGTACAGCTCATGGTAAAGGAACGGCTTCCTCAAAAGTCCTTGCGTTGcatctggggaaaaaaacaagaagTACAATGAGAAGGTTTTCAGGATCAGAACCTACAATAAACCCATCCAGCATTCATTTAAAGGGTTGGACTACAATTCACTTTTAATCAGCTATCCACAGGTGGGGCTCACCCACCGATCCGAGAACAGAAGTCCTGTATGCCCCTCACTGCGGGATCACCGCACCCCACACAATGAGGAGATTGGACAGTACGGCGGTCCCGCGTGCGCAGTGCCGCTTCGTTCCTTTTTAACACAACCGctgaagatagccgagtgcttgtaCCCCTCCATTTCCGTcaactccattgaaatgaatggaacaacaCTGCAAATATGGGGCTacagctccattcaatctgacctCACTGGTGGGTGCAGTAAGAAGGAAATacaagacccctgttctcagcgccaggacccccacctatcagatGTTTATTATTTATCCTATGAATAGGTGCTAAAACGGAATTCTGGTAAAGCCCTTTAAATAGTACCGGTAGATGGTCTCCAAATAGACTATTAGGACATGTGGACATTATGGTTAAACAATATTGTATTCTACTGTGGAAATACCTGGTTAGCCATAGCCTCCTCAGcagaatcagctgtttgctgggattTACTGTACCCCGATAGTCATTGCCTCTAATGAGACAATCCTTTTAGGGCGCCATCCCTTTAGTGTCATAAACAGTTGGATAATAGCGCCAATTGCCCATCTGTACCAGCACTCGCAAAGCCCAGCAATTGTGGGGAAAATGCATGCTAGCACCCTTAAGGCCCGTGCTACACAACTATGACCATTTGCAACCTGCATCACTTGAGGCTACTTTCACATGTTCAGGTAAAATCTCCCAGAGTGCAATTTGTGGAGTGCGCAATGATCTGCATATTCAATGAGCAGCTACTCCAACCCCCAAAAGATAATAATCGCATGCATCAGTTCTGTTTAGTTTGTAATCAGTCCAAATTCTTAAAAACTaactagtttttaaaaaaaggactcCAAAACACAAACTGTCAAAAACTACCCTCAGGGCTCTTCCACATGGGCGCTGCGGTTTTGGCAAactgtgtcacggccacagcgtgaCCGAAAATTGCGTAACCAAAAGTTTTAACGCATCGGgcatacacccatctgaactgatgcattggaaaccaacgcaTCAGATAGTTGGCGTATAttagccggctgtgaaaatgacACTGATttgcgctcgtctgaatgaggtctTACCCATATCCAGGACTCTAGTACACAACTTGTGCTATTATGGAAGACAAAGACAGACACCCGGGCTGGCGCACTGTGGCATTTAAAATCCGCAacatagcaatttttttttttttttttttttttttttttttacagaggggATTATAAAACAAGGAGTCGCTCTTTTGTTCCGTCTTAACTTCAACAGGACAATCTGCAGCGAGCGATCCGTATTACCAGCTGCCCAATGTGGGGCAGAACGAGGACTTCCCTGTggacctttatgagatctgctgCTGCAGTTTGATGGACCTGGCCGGGCACACCTAGAAGACCTCCCAGCTGAGCTTTGTCCTCTGAGCTAgttagttacaatgtatcagtaagcCTGGAGTCGTTGTAGGTTACTGTCAGAGAAGTAGGTCAGGATCATTCCCTGC
This genomic window from Eleutherodactylus coqui strain aEleCoq1 chromosome 12, aEleCoq1.hap1, whole genome shotgun sequence contains:
- the CCDC126 gene encoding coiled-coil domain-containing protein 126, whose product is MYLSFSRKSVSQKLSILLLAFGFIWGLMLLRYTIQYPRHQSSAELRGQILDLSRRYVKALAEENKDIVNGGSGLSMAGYADLKRTIAVLLDDILLRLGKLENKIDFIVVNGSSSNSTNGTTGNLVPLTTSRRVNTSGKR